Part of the Vigna unguiculata cultivar IT97K-499-35 chromosome 3, ASM411807v1, whole genome shotgun sequence genome, GCCTGCAAGCTCTCGCAAAGTTATGTCCCAAGCTGCAGTCAATCTCTATCAAGGATTGCCCTCTTGTTGGGGATCACGGAGTATCTAATCTGTTGTCCTTGGCTTCCAACTTGTCAAGGGTTAAGCTTCAGGCCTTGAATATTACCGATTTCTCTCTGGCTGTTATCTGTCATTATGGAAGGGCGATAACAAATCTGGTCCTCTCTGGTCTAAAAAATGTCACAGAAAGGGGGTTCTGGGTCATGGGGGCTGCTCAAGGTCTGCAGAAACTGGTGTCACTTACTGTTACTTCCTGTAGGGGGGTAACTGATAAAAGCATAGAAGCCATAGGTAAGGGTTGCATCAACCTGAAGCAGATGTACCTTCGCAGGTGTTGCTTTGTTACTGATAGTGGATTGGTAGCATTTGCCAAAGCTGCAGTATCTCTTGAGAGCCTGCAGTTGGAGGAGTGCAACAGGTTTACTCAGTCTGGGATTATTGTTGCTCTTTCAAACATCAAAACGAAGTTGAGATCTCTTACCCTTGTGAAGTGCTCTGGAGTTAAGGATATCGATATGGAAGTATCTATGCTTTCTCCTTGCGAGTCGCTTCGATCTTTAGCCATTCAAAAGTGCCCTGGTTTTGGTAGTTCTAGCCTGGCCATGATTGGAAAATTATGCCCCCAACTTCGGCATCTTAATCTTACTGGACTCTATGGCATAACTGATGCTGGCCTTCTCCCCCTCCTGGAGAATTGTGAGGCTGGACTTGTCAATGTAAACCTTGCCGGTTGTTGGAACTTGACAGATAACATAGTTTCAGCCTTGGCCAGGCTACATGGTGGAACACTAGAAGTACTAAATTTGGATGGATGCATGAAAATTACTGATGCAAGCTTGATTACAATTGCAAACAACTGTCTGGTGCTTAATGATCTAGACGTGTCGAAGTGCGCAATCACTGATGCCGGTATTGCTGTTCTCTCTAGGGCCAGCCTGCTTAGCTTGCAAGTACTTTCCTTGTCTGGTTGCTCTGATGTATCAAACAAGTGTCTCCCTTTTCTGACCATATTGGGCCAGAGCTTGATAGGATTAAATATTCAAAACTGCAACTCAATTAGCAGCAGCACAATGGAGTTGCTAGTGGAGAAGTTGTGGAGATGTGATATTCTGATTTAATCAGGGAAGGAGATGGAACTGTACAGGTCACATTCAGCACTCAGCACTCAGCACAGGTTTTGGCTGATATGTCTATCGAGGTGGATTGGTGGCAGTTTGTTGACTTAGTTGTTTTCCGGGGGAACTTTGGCGTGTTCCTTCATGACCCATTTTTTCACAAGCTTGAAAATGCTTGTTCCAACCTACAACAACCCTTTTGGCCTTGGGCTACTTCTTTCATGGCTTGGGTCCCCTGAGATTGCAGTTACTAAGTCCTGGTTGATGGTATCCACTGCTAGATAGTGCATGCTTATGCTAGATCTTACTTTGTACCGCTGGatgttgataataataaaaaaaaaaacagttttagCTTCTGTCTCACATTTACTATGATGTTGCTTAGATTTGAGCTTTAGTTCATGTCCTTTGATGTGGTCTGTGTCTTTAGTTTATACCAATGAAGCTTCTTAACCATGTCTTGAATGTGGAAGAGAGGTTTAACTTGGTTTCCTTTGGTCTTGTGAGTGTGGTTATGTTGTGCGATTATAAGGTTAGGTGCCTCAGATTCAAGGGCTTCGGTCTGCCACAACACAACAACCCCATCGTCTgggttgttttattttatcgttttttttctttccttttaaaTCAAGCCCTTGTTATTGTACGCTTCTCTGGCTTTTGAATTGTACTCAGCAGACCACTTTGCTTATCGTCAATAATAAAAGTGCAATTTTCTCTTGCACCTATGTTGTCGACgttgtttctttttttgtgttGAATTATGGAATCTTGTACTGGTGAAGTGAATTTGGATGGCAGAAAAGATGGTAGGTGGGGTTGTTCAAAACTCTTAACCTGCCTCGATCTAAAGTTAATTACTTTTGACATATTTCAcctttagaatttaaataacacGTCCTACAGTTTCGGGGACAGACACGAGTTATTCCTCCGATGGTTTAACTCCGTATGGTTTCacatattttatgtatttaactctttttttataattatgcaattaataatattttttatttcattactaCTATTTTATATATGCTATATGCAATGATATAGCATGTGTTTTTAGCATTTACTTTACTTAAAACGGCAACTACTGTCTTTTTAGCATTTGGTTTTAGTGCTTTATACTCTCTTTTTTTACGAtagtatttttaactttttaaggCATGTTGAATGGGAATTTTATTCTCATGGACAATTCAAGGAAGGAAATAAGAATTTATACACGGTATGTTTTTCTCTTCTAGTGCATGTCGAAATGGGAGTTCTAGTGTCAGGGAGAATTTATGTTCAATGGAaggaaccaaaaatttaaatgcaCATCTCTAAGCCAATCTATGAGTATTGTATCAGTTCACACATTCCAAATCAAATTCCTTTCAATTCATAGGTGCAGTATCCTTGAAATGAACATTTTGAAGCTTCTAAATAGAAAATCAAACACCCTATAGAGACATGAACTAGCATTTAGAAGTGTATTGAAAAGTAAAGCCGAGTGAAACAAACACAAACTTTAAATGTGTAATACGTCGTTAATAAAGCTTTTACAATATGCTTTGGTACCACCAAACTGAAATCAATGGAAGATATTGGTCAGGTAATGGGTGTTTTGTGGATGTCAATTGTCACATTCCGCATTAGTTATTTCTTCAGGGTAGCAAATGAAAATCTGGTTTAGAAGTTATATAGTGCAATGGAAAGCTATGATAGGCAATGATGAAAACAATGATTATGATGTGTTTGGTTTCCATTGTTGAAATAAATGGTGACGACCCTATACAATTAGGAGCAATAACGTTGGTTGAGTTAAGGTCACCAAAATGCAACTTTTTGTATTACGAGAAAAGCATGGGTGCCCCATGCATGGTTATGGTATGGGAGGTTAAGGTCTTGTTGGGACTTGAAATGGTGAGGATTATGCCCATACGTTGATGGAATGGCATGGTTAAAAGGGGCCAAAGATGAAAGGTAAATATTATGAGAGTGatagagagatagagagagggAAAATGATTGTGTAATTAACAAGATACATGCATGATAAACTTTGTTTGGTGTGTGAGAAAATGTGTGTTGGAGAAAAGGATAGTTTGCAGAGGATCTGCTACAACTGCTCATAGTCTTTTCCTCACTTTGTCCTACTCAAAAAGGCAAGAGCAAGCAAAAGACAAGGACCTTCTGCACCACTTTTCAGATTTCACTCTCTCTGTTTCTGTGCCTTGTGCCTTCCCATTACCATCTGCCTCAATGCTGAGTTTTAACTTCTCTAGTATTTATGCATCATGAATATATGCGATTTAAGTACTTATATGTGAAAAAATCTGTCAAAACAAAACCAGTTTTTAATTCTATACTTCAAAGAAATACTCTCTCAGAATGAACAATACAACAAGTCATTGTGATGAAGTAATTGCAATTTCTCTTTCTTAGGGAGTAGATTTCACTTACTGCATAATATACTGCTGCATGCAGAAGAGAAGTGTGTATTGCTGGTGTGCTATAGTAGAAAAGAATATACACCTATTTACGTTTTTCTTGCTAGTGCAACTTtcttaattaagtatttttttttttagtttataaaaaaaaattaactttagaTTTTCGTGTGTGATTCGTAAAGTTAACAAAATGTTGGACTGCGACTTTCGCAAACACACAGGTCACCTAATCGATAAAGCAAGAAGTAGAAAAATTGACAAGTTCTTAGTTATATTAAAAGAACAAATTCTTAACTGCTTGCTAATTGCTTGATTACAATTATTCAAGCAACAAAAAGTAAGGGTAGAGTTGAAAAGAATGTGCAGAACTAGAAGAATTAATACGGATATGaagattaataatttatatttgttttacccaaaaaaaaaagttgtgtaCTTTTAAACCGAAAATTTTGAAGTCTATAATTTTTTGTTGCCCTTTCACCATTCACCATTATCTAGATACATGGAATGTATCTAGCATTTGACCAAACACATGattaatgatattttgttaTACTTAAAAATGTGAAATTCGAATATGTTAACCACtctattttcaatatataaataaaaacacaattagGATATCACCCAATCATGGATTCTAACTTGAATTGGGCACATACAAAATTCTTACTAGTtgattatttatgattttagtttGTGGCAAAAACCCTAACTTGATTATATGAAAAAATCCCTACTTTAATATAATAGCCTATGTATCGATATCAATTAATTACATGGACTTTATTTGAAACGTTGCTTTTAATGGCTTATAATTCAAACTGCAATCAACAAGATTTGGATCTCAAATATATGTTTCCGTCTTTTTGGCTAAAATCGTTTACACAAAATTGTAGAATAGTTGATTCTTATATCTTATGCACAATTATGgtctaaaattcaaattcaagtgTATAATTCAATTGGGTCTTTCTAATTAAAGTGGTTCAATGTACAATTCAAATCACAGAAGAGTATGAATAACCAAGTCAGACTTAGACTTCTTTAGTTcgattgaataattttaaataataataataataataatttattgagaaacatatctcaaaataaatattttaacaattacaaaataatgataatatttatgatatatatatatatatatatatatatatatatatatatatatatatatatataaagaagatttgttacttttacacattttttttcaattttattctgttattttatattaaaataataacatttttattttaattcttttagtgACCGttaatctaaatttaattattttataaattcaaataattatttataataaaaaattacaaattattttttttataattaattttaataaaaaatattttatagtttcataattgttttaataaaatgatacaCGTAACATATATGTTTCCactagtgtatatatataataattatttgacaaaatataaaattaaataaatttctttgtattatatatttactatgTACTCATATTACGTTAAATTgatcttattttaa contains:
- the LOC114177637 gene encoding EIN3-binding F-box protein 1-like, encoding MPALVNYSGDDELYPGGSFCSSPMELGRLYSTIGSNLDLYYPPNKRPRSILEAIEGEQHYQEPGIEVLPDECLFEIFRRLPGGKERSLCACVSKRWLMLMSSICRDEIERTTSFAATVSSDENQDIECDGYLTRCLDGKKATDVRLAAIAVGTSSRGGLGKLSIRGSNSMRGVTDLGLYAVAHGCPSLRSLSLWDVSSIGDEGLSQIAKGCHMLEKLDLSHCSSITNKGLIAIAEGCPNLTTLNMESCPNIGNEGLQALAKLCPKLQSISIKDCPLVGDHGVSNLLSLASNLSRVKLQALNITDFSLAVICHYGRAITNLVLSGLKNVTERGFWVMGAAQGLQKLVSLTVTSCRGVTDKSIEAIGKGCINLKQMYLRRCCFVTDSGLVAFAKAAVSLESLQLEECNRFTQSGIIVALSNIKTKLRSLTLVKCSGVKDIDMEVSMLSPCESLRSLAIQKCPGFGSSSLAMIGKLCPQLRHLNLTGLYGITDAGLLPLLENCEAGLVNVNLAGCWNLTDNIVSALARLHGGTLEVLNLDGCMKITDASLITIANNCLVLNDLDVSKCAITDAGIAVLSRASLLSLQVLSLSGCSDVSNKCLPFLTILGQSLIGLNIQNCNSISSSTMELLVEKLWRCDILI